A window from Opitutia bacterium ISCC 52 encodes these proteins:
- the gndA gene encoding NADP-dependent phosphogluconate dehydrogenase: protein MSEESSDIGLIGLAVMGQNLALNIADHGFKISVYNRTTSKMEDFVAANPDTPGGLVGQAALEDFVNSLKGPRKIIIMVQAGGPTDAVIAGLIPLLDQGDIIIDGGNAKWTDTIRREKELSEKGLRFVGSGVSGGEEGARFGPSMMPGGDPESWEHLAPIWQAIAAKVDPETGKPLEGAEPGKPVEGGFPCSAYIGPNGAGHYVKMVHNGIEYGDMQMICEAYFLMKNLLGMEAAEIGKVFAEWNEGLLDSFLIEITADILQENDPVTGQAFVDIVLDTAGQKGTGKWTSVNALDMGVPAPTVAEAVFARCLSAVKEERVAASAILTGPEASFDGDKDEFIKAIHDALYCSKICSYAQGFQLMREAQNEYNWTLNFGEIAQIWRGGCIIRARFLQKITEAYARDADLANLLLDPYFLGEINSSQSNWRKVVAAASVNGIPIPTFASALSYYDGYRLARLPANLLQSQRDFFGAHTYERTDQPRGKFYHLDWPKDPRPQYEI from the coding sequence ATGTCTGAAGAATCATCTGATATCGGTTTAATCGGGCTGGCCGTCATGGGTCAGAACCTGGCACTTAACATCGCCGACCACGGTTTCAAAATTTCGGTCTACAATCGTACGACCTCTAAAATGGAGGATTTTGTGGCCGCAAACCCTGACACTCCAGGGGGACTTGTAGGTCAAGCAGCCTTGGAGGATTTTGTGAATTCTCTCAAGGGACCTCGCAAAATAATCATCATGGTCCAGGCCGGTGGCCCGACTGATGCGGTCATTGCCGGATTAATTCCCCTGCTCGACCAAGGTGATATTATCATCGACGGTGGAAACGCCAAGTGGACGGACACCATCCGCCGCGAAAAAGAACTCAGTGAAAAAGGACTTCGGTTTGTGGGGTCTGGAGTTTCCGGTGGAGAAGAAGGCGCCCGTTTTGGTCCTTCGATGATGCCTGGTGGCGACCCTGAATCCTGGGAGCATTTGGCACCCATCTGGCAAGCAATCGCTGCGAAAGTGGATCCTGAAACAGGTAAGCCACTTGAAGGAGCCGAGCCAGGTAAGCCTGTTGAAGGTGGATTTCCATGCTCAGCTTACATAGGCCCTAACGGTGCCGGTCATTATGTGAAAATGGTTCACAATGGCATCGAGTATGGTGATATGCAGATGATTTGTGAGGCTTACTTCCTCATGAAAAATCTCTTGGGAATGGAAGCTGCCGAAATCGGAAAAGTCTTTGCCGAATGGAATGAAGGATTACTCGATTCCTTCCTGATTGAGATCACGGCCGATATCCTTCAAGAAAACGACCCAGTCACCGGGCAAGCCTTTGTCGACATCGTGCTCGATACTGCAGGTCAAAAGGGAACTGGTAAGTGGACTTCGGTTAATGCACTCGATATGGGCGTTCCTGCGCCCACCGTGGCTGAGGCTGTTTTCGCCCGCTGTTTGAGTGCAGTGAAAGAAGAACGGGTTGCTGCTTCCGCAATTTTGACGGGACCTGAAGCCTCATTTGATGGCGACAAAGATGAATTTATCAAAGCCATCCACGATGCGCTTTATTGCTCTAAGATTTGTTCTTATGCCCAAGGCTTCCAGCTCATGCGTGAAGCGCAAAACGAATACAACTGGACGCTCAACTTTGGTGAAATCGCTCAGATCTGGCGTGGAGGTTGTATCATTCGTGCCCGGTTCCTACAGAAGATAACTGAGGCCTATGCTCGAGATGCTGATCTGGCTAACCTCCTCCTCGATCCCTACTTCTTGGGTGAGATCAATTCATCTCAGTCCAATTGGCGCAAGGTAGTTGCTGCAGCCAGTGTGAATGGAATTCCTATTCCCACCTTCGCTTCTGCACTCTCCTATTACGATGGCTATCGCCTGGCGCGCCTCCCTGCAAATCTACTTCAGTCGCAGCGTGATTTCTTTGGTGCGCACACCTACGAGCGGACAGACCAACCTCGTGGTAAGTTCTACCATCTGGACTGGCCGAAAGATCCACGTCCTCAATACGAAATTTAA